The proteins below come from a single Kitasatospora sp. NBC_00315 genomic window:
- a CDS encoding beta-galactosidase, translating to MPLTGMAFGGDYNPEQWDEQTWKEDDELMRRAGVNLVTVGVFSWALLEPEEGRYEFGWLDAHLERLHSNGVRVDLATPTASPPPWFTLAHPEAMPVTPDGTRLTHGSRDTYCLAAPAYRRAAARIAEALAERYGEHPAVVMWHIHNEYATVCHCEQSAAAFRVWLRARYGTLDALNHAWGTAFWSQRYGAWEQITPPRATQWHHNPGHTLDFRRFWSDEALAAYREQRDAVRRHIPPAVPVTTNLMLPGYQTLDLWAFGREVDFVGIDHYMDAPGLDGDADTAFGADRARSFGGGKPWLLIEQGTNTVYLGDRVLPKEPGRILRSSLAHIARGSDGALFFQWRQSRAGAELWHSAMVPHAGPDTRIFRETVATGEAVAALDEIAGSTVTAEAAVLHDADAWWALDTDGLPSSELDYPGTLKRAHRALWDAGITTDFAHPEADLSRYRLVLAPSLYLVSDEGAAALRRYVEGGGTLLVQYFSGVVDQHHHVRLGGHPGAFREVLGIRGEEHRPLAAGAALALSDGSTGTLWSEDLRTEGAETVTTYAEGPLAGRPAVTRHAFGEGTGWYVSTKLDDAAYRALIDRILEESGVSPELPGLPPGVEAVRRRSADGRSWLFVINNTDRDVHLALSGHDLLTGRPVPGGGLDVPAGCSAVVREEPPL from the coding sequence ATGCCCTTGACCGGCATGGCCTTCGGCGGGGACTACAACCCCGAGCAGTGGGACGAGCAGACCTGGAAGGAGGACGACGAGCTGATGCGGCGGGCCGGCGTCAACCTCGTCACGGTCGGCGTCTTCTCCTGGGCGCTGCTCGAACCCGAGGAGGGGCGCTACGAGTTCGGGTGGCTCGATGCCCACCTGGAGCGGCTGCACTCCAACGGCGTCCGGGTCGACCTGGCGACCCCGACCGCCTCACCGCCGCCCTGGTTCACCCTCGCCCACCCCGAGGCCATGCCGGTCACCCCCGACGGCACCCGGCTCACCCACGGCAGCCGCGACACCTACTGCCTCGCCGCCCCGGCCTACCGCCGGGCGGCGGCCCGGATCGCCGAGGCGCTCGCCGAGCGCTACGGCGAGCACCCCGCCGTCGTGATGTGGCACATCCACAACGAGTACGCCACCGTCTGCCACTGCGAACAGTCCGCGGCCGCCTTCCGGGTCTGGCTGCGCGCCCGGTACGGCACCCTTGACGCGCTCAACCACGCCTGGGGCACGGCCTTCTGGAGCCAGCGCTACGGCGCCTGGGAGCAGATCACGCCTCCGCGCGCCACCCAGTGGCACCACAACCCCGGCCACACCCTGGACTTCCGCCGGTTCTGGTCCGACGAGGCGCTGGCGGCCTACCGCGAGCAGCGCGACGCCGTGCGCCGCCACATCCCGCCCGCGGTGCCGGTCACCACCAACCTGATGCTGCCCGGCTACCAGACGCTCGACCTCTGGGCCTTCGGACGCGAGGTCGACTTCGTCGGCATCGACCACTACATGGACGCCCCGGGCCTGGACGGCGACGCCGACACCGCGTTCGGCGCCGACCGCGCCCGCTCCTTCGGCGGCGGAAAGCCCTGGCTGCTGATCGAGCAGGGCACCAACACCGTCTACCTCGGGGACCGGGTGCTCCCCAAGGAGCCCGGCCGGATCCTGCGCAGCTCGCTGGCCCACATCGCGCGCGGCTCGGACGGCGCGCTGTTCTTCCAGTGGCGCCAGTCCCGGGCCGGGGCCGAGCTCTGGCACTCCGCGATGGTCCCGCACGCCGGCCCCGACACCCGGATCTTCCGGGAGACCGTCGCCACCGGCGAGGCCGTCGCCGCGCTGGACGAGATCGCCGGCTCCACGGTCACCGCCGAGGCGGCCGTCCTGCACGACGCCGACGCCTGGTGGGCGCTGGACACCGACGGTCTGCCGTCCTCCGAGCTCGACTACCCGGGCACCCTCAAGCGCGCCCACCGCGCGCTCTGGGACGCCGGGATCACCACCGACTTCGCCCACCCGGAGGCCGATCTCTCCCGCTACCGGCTGGTCCTGGCCCCCAGCCTCTACCTGGTCTCCGACGAGGGCGCCGCCGCACTGCGCCGGTACGTCGAGGGAGGGGGCACACTGCTGGTGCAGTACTTCAGCGGTGTGGTCGACCAGCACCACCACGTCCGCCTCGGCGGACACCCCGGCGCGTTCAGGGAGGTCCTGGGCATCCGTGGCGAGGAGCACCGCCCGCTCGCGGCCGGCGCCGCCCTCGCCCTGTCCGACGGCTCCACCGGGACGCTCTGGAGCGAGGACCTGCGCACCGAGGGCGCCGAGACCGTGACCACGTACGCCGAGGGCCCGCTGGCCGGCCGGCCCGCCGTCACCCGCCACGCCTTCGGCGAGGGCACCGGCTGGTACGTCTCGACGAAGCTGGACGACGCGGCGTACCGCGCCCTGATCGACCGGATCCTGGAGGAGAGCGGCGTGAGCCCGGAGCTGCCGGGCCTGCCGCCCGGTGTGGAGGCGGTGCGACGCCGCTCGGCGGACGGCCGCAGCTGGCTGTTCGTCATCAACAACACCGACCGGGACGTGCACCTCGCGCTGTCCGGCCACGATCTGCTGACCGGGCGCCCGGTGCCGGGCGGCGGCCTGGACGTCCCGGCGGGATGCTCGGCGGTCGTCCGCGAGGAGCCACCGCTGTAG
- a CDS encoding TIM-barrel domain-containing protein translates to MPNHIHDLGGALEWRARGETLRVEPWGRDAVRVRATPGGPLIEDLPGALLDRPGPSGAVVKIEGNTATLVNGAITVRIDGNAPDASDPQLHPAAGRIAFLRTADGAELLAEEPHHFWWPGPRLYTATGNGYHRLEQRFRSYDGERMYGLGQHTHGMLDQKGAVIDLVQRNGEVTIPFLLSDRGYGLLWNSPAIGRVELAATGTRWVADSARQLDYWVTAGEPAAVLRNYADATGHSPVLPWWASGFWQCKLRYRTQAELLEVAREYRRRGLPLSVIVSDFFHWTHLGDWKFDPAEWPDPAAMNAELEELGIKLMVSVWPSVSPLSENYHELLNEGLLINTEYGPVAHADWPDKGLNAYSAQVAFYDATNADARSFVWERIRRNYHDLGIKVFWLDACEPELKPGYPANLRYHAGPGLEVGNLYPRENARMIHDGMVAAGESEIVTLNRSSWAGAQRYGAALWSGDIGTDFASLRAQIKAGLNVAVSGIPWWTTDIGGFHGGDPDDPAYREVLIRWFQYGAFCPLFRLHGFRGPDQKLEPAMTGLANEVWSYGEEAYGILSGYLHLRERLRPYVMRQMEAAAEQGLPPMRPLFVEFPADPAAWRVEDAFLLGPDLLVAPVTEAGARERTVHLPAGAEWTDAWTGERHPGGRSVRVDAPLERIPLFLRDGADLPIRD, encoded by the coding sequence ATGCCCAACCACATCCATGACCTCGGCGGCGCCCTCGAGTGGCGCGCCAGGGGCGAGACCCTGCGGGTGGAGCCCTGGGGCCGCGACGCGGTCCGGGTCCGGGCCACTCCCGGTGGCCCGCTGATCGAGGATCTGCCCGGCGCCCTGCTGGACCGACCGGGCCCCTCCGGCGCCGTCGTCAAGATCGAGGGCAACACCGCCACGCTGGTCAACGGCGCGATCACGGTCCGGATCGACGGCAACGCGCCCGATGCGAGTGACCCCCAACTGCACCCCGCCGCAGGGCGGATCGCCTTCCTGCGCACCGCCGACGGCGCCGAGCTGCTGGCCGAGGAGCCGCACCACTTCTGGTGGCCCGGCCCGCGCCTGTACACCGCCACCGGGAACGGCTACCACCGGCTGGAGCAGCGCTTCCGCAGCTACGACGGCGAGCGGATGTACGGCCTCGGCCAGCACACCCACGGCATGCTCGACCAGAAGGGCGCCGTGATCGACCTGGTCCAGCGCAACGGCGAGGTGACCATCCCCTTCCTGCTCTCCGACCGCGGCTACGGTCTGCTGTGGAACTCCCCGGCCATCGGCCGGGTCGAGCTCGCCGCGACAGGCACGCGCTGGGTCGCGGACAGCGCACGGCAGTTGGACTACTGGGTGACGGCCGGCGAGCCCGCCGCGGTGCTGCGCAACTACGCCGACGCCACCGGCCACAGCCCGGTCCTGCCGTGGTGGGCCTCCGGGTTCTGGCAGTGCAAACTGCGCTACCGCACCCAGGCCGAGCTGCTGGAGGTGGCCCGGGAGTACCGCCGGCGCGGCCTGCCGCTCTCCGTGATCGTCAGCGACTTCTTCCACTGGACGCACCTCGGCGACTGGAAGTTCGATCCGGCCGAGTGGCCCGACCCGGCCGCGATGAACGCCGAACTCGAAGAGCTCGGGATCAAGTTGATGGTCTCGGTCTGGCCCTCGGTCAGCCCGCTCAGCGAGAACTACCACGAGCTGCTCAACGAGGGCCTCCTCATCAACACCGAGTACGGCCCGGTCGCGCACGCCGACTGGCCGGACAAGGGCCTGAACGCCTACTCCGCCCAGGTCGCCTTCTACGACGCCACCAACGCGGACGCCCGCTCGTTCGTCTGGGAGCGGATCAGGCGCAACTACCACGACCTCGGCATCAAGGTCTTCTGGCTGGACGCCTGCGAGCCCGAGCTCAAGCCCGGCTACCCGGCGAACCTGCGCTACCACGCCGGCCCGGGTCTGGAGGTCGGCAACCTCTACCCGCGCGAGAACGCCCGGATGATCCACGACGGCATGGTCGCCGCGGGCGAGAGCGAGATCGTCACACTCAACCGCTCGTCCTGGGCGGGCGCCCAGCGCTACGGCGCCGCGCTGTGGTCGGGCGACATCGGCACCGACTTCGCCAGCCTGCGGGCCCAGATCAAGGCCGGCCTGAACGTCGCCGTCTCCGGCATCCCCTGGTGGACCACCGACATCGGCGGCTTCCACGGCGGCGACCCGGACGACCCGGCCTACCGCGAGGTGCTGATCCGCTGGTTCCAGTACGGCGCGTTCTGCCCGCTGTTCCGACTGCACGGATTCCGCGGCCCGGACCAGAAGTTGGAGCCGGCGATGACCGGACTGGCCAACGAGGTGTGGTCCTACGGCGAGGAGGCGTACGGCATCCTCTCCGGCTACCTGCACCTGCGCGAGCGGCTGCGGCCGTACGTCATGCGGCAGATGGAGGCGGCGGCCGAGCAGGGCCTGCCGCCGATGCGCCCGCTGTTCGTGGAGTTCCCGGCCGACCCGGCCGCCTGGCGGGTGGAGGACGCCTTCCTGCTCGGCCCGGACCTGCTGGTCGCCCCGGTCACCGAGGCCGGTGCCCGCGAGCGCACGGTCCACCTGCCGGCCGGCGCCGAGTGGACGGACGCCTGGACGGGGGAGCGCCACCCCGGCGGTCGGAGCGTTCGGGTGGACGCCCCGCTGGAGCGGATCCCGCTCTTCCTGCGCGACGGCGCCGACCTCCCGATCCGAGACTGA
- a CDS encoding LacI family DNA-binding transcriptional regulator produces the protein MVTLAEVAQHAGVSPSTVSYVLSGKRSISEPTRRRVERAISDLGYHPNAGARALAGKRSHIIALVVPLRTDVYVPIMMEIAISVTMTARSHGYDVLLITNDEGPDGVRRVAASGLADGVILMDVELDDERIPVLRELGSHAALIGLPADTAGLSCVDHDFAAAGALCADHLADLGHREVAFIGYAPQVYQRHAGYAERTLTGFRERARERGLRTLHRPCEGTFESTAGVLGRILDDRPATTGFVVQNEGAIGPLLSLLRTSGRIVPEDVSVVALCPEQLAEQNSPRLTAVTGPAEDLGRRAVELVLGRIDGGSTPEVTLLTPVLTVRESSGPVPSRPPHFPSPQTPADVENSHAQPHP, from the coding sequence ATGGTGACACTCGCCGAAGTGGCCCAGCACGCAGGCGTGTCCCCGAGCACGGTGAGTTACGTCCTCAGTGGCAAGCGCAGCATCTCGGAGCCCACCCGCCGCCGGGTCGAGCGGGCCATCAGCGACCTGGGCTACCACCCCAACGCCGGTGCCCGCGCGCTGGCGGGCAAGCGCTCGCACATCATCGCGCTGGTGGTCCCGCTGCGCACCGACGTCTACGTCCCCATCATGATGGAGATCGCGATCTCGGTGACGATGACCGCCCGGAGCCACGGGTACGACGTCCTGCTCATCACCAACGACGAGGGGCCGGACGGCGTACGCCGGGTCGCCGCCAGCGGGCTCGCCGACGGCGTGATCCTGATGGACGTCGAGCTGGACGACGAGCGGATCCCCGTGCTGCGCGAACTCGGCAGCCACGCCGCGCTGATCGGCCTGCCTGCCGACACCGCCGGGCTGTCCTGCGTCGACCACGACTTCGCCGCCGCCGGCGCCCTGTGCGCCGACCACCTCGCCGACCTCGGCCACCGCGAGGTCGCCTTCATCGGCTACGCGCCGCAGGTCTACCAGCGGCACGCCGGCTACGCCGAGCGCACCCTCACGGGCTTCCGGGAGCGGGCCCGCGAGCGCGGCCTGCGCACCCTGCACCGCCCGTGCGAGGGCACCTTCGAGAGCACCGCGGGCGTCCTCGGCCGGATCCTCGACGACCGCCCGGCCACCACCGGCTTCGTGGTCCAGAACGAGGGCGCCATCGGCCCGCTGCTCAGCCTGCTGCGCACCTCGGGGCGGATCGTGCCCGAGGACGTCTCGGTCGTCGCGCTCTGCCCCGAGCAGCTCGCCGAACAGAACTCCCCGCGCCTGACGGCCGTCACCGGCCCGGCCGAGGACCTGGGCCGGCGGGCCGTCGAACTCGTGCTGGGCCGCATCGACGGCGGCTCCACCCCCGAGGTCACCCTGCTCACACCGGTGCTGACCGTACGGGAGAGCTCCGGCCCGGTGCCGTCGCGCCCGCCCCACTTCCCTTCCCCGCAGACCCCCGCAGACGTGGAGAACAGCCATGCCCAACCACATCCATGA
- a CDS encoding carbohydrate ABC transporter permease: MSDAITTTRRRRASSRPVWEEQPTAVGQGVKGLTLGGIVLLILGPLWCVVITSFSTQGSINRAGGLVIVPHGLTLNAYRAMLDDGPVARAMFVSLAITIVGTAFSMLVSILCAYGLSRPRSLGHRTLLMILVVTMFVSGGLIPSYLVVTGLGGFDQYWALILPSAVSVFNILVLRSFYGSTASELIDAARMDGAGEWRILWSVVLPTSRAVTAVITLFYAVGYWNSFFNVMLYMPTSSQKWPLQYVLYQYVNLGTNMPGQVNAGFGNAATATAPLSLQMAVVVLTLVPVVIAFPFVQKHFAKGVLTGAVKG, translated from the coding sequence ATGAGCGACGCCATCACGACGACCCGGCGCCGGCGCGCCTCCTCCCGCCCGGTCTGGGAGGAGCAGCCCACCGCCGTCGGGCAGGGGGTGAAGGGCCTGACGCTGGGCGGCATCGTGCTCCTGATCCTCGGGCCGCTCTGGTGCGTGGTGATCACCAGCTTCTCCACCCAGGGCTCGATCAACCGGGCCGGCGGCCTGGTGATCGTCCCGCACGGGCTGACCCTGAACGCCTACCGCGCCATGCTCGACGACGGCCCGGTCGCCCGCGCGATGTTCGTCAGCCTGGCGATCACGATCGTGGGCACCGCCTTCTCGATGCTCGTCTCGATCCTCTGCGCCTACGGCCTCTCCCGCCCCCGCTCGCTCGGCCACCGCACGCTGCTGATGATCCTGGTGGTCACCATGTTCGTCAGCGGCGGCCTGATCCCCTCCTACCTGGTGGTCACCGGACTCGGCGGCTTCGACCAGTACTGGGCGCTGATCCTGCCCAGTGCCGTCAGCGTCTTCAACATCCTGGTGCTGCGCTCGTTCTACGGCAGCACCGCGTCCGAACTGATCGACGCGGCCCGGATGGACGGCGCGGGCGAGTGGCGCATCCTCTGGTCGGTGGTCCTGCCGACCTCCCGGGCGGTCACCGCGGTGATCACCCTGTTCTACGCCGTCGGCTACTGGAACTCCTTCTTCAACGTCATGCTCTACATGCCGACCAGCAGCCAGAAGTGGCCCCTGCAGTACGTGCTCTACCAGTACGTCAACCTCGGGACGAACATGCCGGGCCAGGTCAACGCCGGCTTCGGCAACGCCGCGACCGCGACGGCCCCGCTCTCCCTGCAGATGGCCGTGGTGGTCCTGACCCTCGTGCCGGTCGTGATCGCCTTCCCGTTCGTCCAGAAGCACTTCGCCAAGGGCGTGCTCACCGGCGCGGTCAAGGGCTGA